One genomic window of Gossypium hirsutum isolate 1008001.06 chromosome D11, Gossypium_hirsutum_v2.1, whole genome shotgun sequence includes the following:
- the LOC107925832 gene encoding putative disease resistance RPP13-like protein 1: protein MSVIGEAALSGFLDLLVGKSLDSALNFVADHYQLHQQLKQWQSILPDIQAVLDDAEEKQIKNMGVKKWLEDLQDLAYDVDDILDEFAYEELRLNLQDTQAQARPSKIRKFIPERIIRSIFPPTSFQFNNSMITKVKDITDTLNSLTTRRSSLGLSEILSQAATSKGKQPRLQPTSVLDGVVEYVGRHKEKTEMIELLKGNNSNGVSVLSIVGMGGMGKTTLAQLVYNNATINESFDLKAWVCVSDNFDAIAITKAILQSITSESCDYSNLDLLQVKLKEKLSGKRFLLVLDDIWNENYNDWSILRSPFGPGTTIIVTTRLQIVSSIVDPLKVFHLDKLSDDDCLSIFTQHALKARNFDGHPQFKEIGEKIIRRCNGLPLAAKAIGSLLRTVKYHREWERINESEIWNLPEEQCGIIPALRLSYHHLPSYLKRCFAYCSILPKDYEFEEEEIILLWRAEGLLQQKAMPQVKDIGNQYFQDLVSRSFFQTSSKDESRFVMHDFINDLAQVVAGDICSKQEGDMQQKLSNRTRHSSYIAGEYDTVKKFEAFDQVKSLRTFLPLIFSRNYVWGPFLTNVVLLDLLPRLGYLRVLSLSGYKINELPDVFENLKHLRYLNFSNTHIKCLPDSLCTLYHLETLLLRRCWKLQRLPSKMGNLVNLHYLDIRGADLIERIPFRIDKLTNLQRLSNFIIGEGDGHSIRELKYLSNLKGAFCLSGLENVNGEDAGEAKLNEKQGIDRLVLKWSRDTRKKEVEERVLDSLHPSKKLEQLVIQNFGGAKFSSWIADSSFKNMLSLELRNCQNCKSLPWIGRLLLLKDLSIGGLRQVHKIGAELLGENQSNAFASLESLCFDNMLNWEEWDLSEDDEQVSKFPSLRFLSITKCPLLLGRLPTILQSLQKLEIYECQRLVVSISSFPLLCELSIAGCEELVDEGSLSVQKVTSLKHVSLSNISKCNISAERIMLRFANSETFKISGWELGSLSQIGLRLVGHRFIEIVNCPQLVSLAAEQERLQLDKIPGVESLFIRDCERLNRLPEALHAFPFITRITLADCPGLVCFAESNFPPALKELRIVNCVNLQYLVDEKENTNKSMSSNTCLLERLDISCCPSLIWLSSRDDICNRLQHLKIRCCSKLSSLFLNAKLPVMLKQLFIGDCPMLECIAQDFLETTDLESIVIHDAEKIKSLPRGLDKLSHLQEIRLFSCPNLVSLEESGLPTTNLRALSIGGCENFRALTKCINNFTSFRELAVSNCSADISFPEEGFPTNLTSLQISNAPKIYTSLVEWGFYRLTSLQKLNISGEGCSRVVSFPEEAIGMMLPPCLTDISIRRFENLEFMCSKGLQHLTSLQQLGIYDCPKLASLPEKDMLLSLERLSIQRCPLLEEGCSRGKGREWSKISHIPFVQIDFETVIPRY, encoded by the coding sequence ATGTCTGTCATTGGAGAGGCTGCTCTTTCTGGGTTCCTGGACCTGTTGGTGGGCAAATCGCTTGACTCTGCACTCAACTTTGTTGCTGATCACTACCAACTCCACCAGCAGCTCAAGCAGTGGCAGTCCATATTGCCTGATATCCAAGCAGTGTTGGACGATGCAGAGGAGAAGCAGATCAAGAACATGGGTGTGAAGAAATGGTTGGAGGATCTCCAGGACTTGGCTTACGATGTGGATGACATCTTGGACGAGTTCGCTTATGAAGAGTTACGCCTCAATCTCCAAGACACTCAAGCTCAAGCCAGACCTAGTAAGATCCGGAAATTCATTCCTGAAAGGATTATTCGTAGTATTTTCCCTCCCACTTCTTTTCAGTTTAATAATTCCATGATCACGAAGGTGAAAGACATCACTGATACACTGAATAGTTTGACTACACGAAGAAGTAGTTTGGGGTTGAGTGAGATTTTGTCTCAAGCTGCAACCTCCAAGGGAAAGCAACCGAGGCTGCAACCAACTTCCGTACTGGATGGAGTTGTGGAGTATGTTGGCAGACACAAGGAGAAGACAGAAATGATTGAGTTGCTCAAAGGTAATAACTCCAATGGAGTTTCAGTCCTTTCCATCGTCGGTATGGGAGGGATGGGTAAAACAACTCTTGCTCAGCTTGTTTACAATAACGCCACCATCAACGAGTCTTTTGATCTCAAGGCCTGGGTATGCGTTTCTGATAATTTTGATGCAATTGCTATAACAAAGGCAATTTTACAGTCCATCACTTCTGAGTCATGTGATTACAGTAACTTGGATTTACTTCAAGTTAAGTTGAAGGAGAAGTTGTCTGGGAAAAGATTCTTGCTTGTTTTAGATGACATTTGGAACGAGAATTATAATGATTGGAGCATCTTACGGTCTCCGTTTGGACCAGGGACCACTATCATTGTAACCACTCGTCTTCAAATTGTTTCATCTATTGTGGATCCCCTCAAAGTTTTTCATTTGGATAAACTATCAGATGATGATTGTTTATCCATATTTACACAGCATGCATTAAAAGCAAGAAATTTCGATGGACATCCCCAGTTCAAAGAAATTGGAGAGAAAATTATTAGAAGGTGCAATGGCTTACCTTTGGCTGCAAAAGCTATTGGAAGCTTGCTACGCACAGTTAAATATCATCGAGAATGGGAAAGAATAAATGAGAGTGAGATATGGAACTTACCAGAAGAGCAGTGTGGCATAATTCCAGCTTTGCGATTAAGCTACCATCATCTTCCGTCATACTTGAAACGATGTTTTGCATATTGCTCCATACTTCCtaaagattatgaatttgaagaagaagaaattatCCTGTTATGGAGAGCAGAAGGTCTCTTGCAACAAAAGGCTATGCCTCAAGTTAAAGATATTGGAAATCAATATTTTCAAGATCTAGTGTCAAGGTCATTTTTTCAGACATCCAGTAAAGATGAGTCCCGATTTGTAATGCATGACTTCATCAATGATTTAGCTCAAGTAGTTGCGGGAGACATATGCTCCAAACAGGAGGGTGATATGCAACAAAAGTTATCGAATCGCACTCGACATTCTTCTTATATTGCTGGAGAATACGACACAGTGAAGAAGTTCGAAGCATTTGATCAAGTGAAATCATTACGTACTTTTCTACCCTTAATATTTTCTAGAAATTATGTTTGGGGGCCTTTTTTAACTAATGTTGTTTTGCTTGATCTGTTGCCAAGACTTGGCTACTTAAGGGTGCTTTCTTTGAGTGGGTATAAGATAAATGAGTTACCtgatgtttttgaaaatttaaaacatcTTCGCTACTTGAATTTTTCTAACACCCATATCAAATGCCTACCTGATTCTTTGTGCACTCTTTACCATTTGGAAACTTTATTATTGAGACGGTGTTGGAAGCTTCAAAGGTTACCTTCAAAGATGGGAAATCTTGTCAACTTACATTATCTCGACATCAGAGGTGCTGACTTAATAGAAAGGATTCCTTTCAGAATTGATAAGCTAACGAATCTTCAAAGGTTATCAAATTTTATCATAGGGGAAGGTGATGGACATAGTATCAGAGAATTGAAATATTTGTCAAACCTCAAAGGTGCTTTTTGTCTTTCTGGGTTGGAGAATGTTAATGGTGAAGATGCAGGGGAAGCCAAGTTAAATGAGAAGCAGGGGATTGATCGATTGGTATTGAAATGGAGTCGGGACACAAggaaaaaagaagttgaagaaagggTGTTAGATTCTCTTCATCCTTCGAAAAAGCTTGAGCAACTCGTCATTCAGAATTTTGGTGGTGCAAAATTCTCTTCTTGGATTGCAGATTCTTCCTTCAAAAATATGTTGTCATTGGAGCTCCGCAACTGTCAAAATTGCAAATCTCTACCATGGATTGGAAGGTTGTTGTTGTTAAAAGATCTTTCAATTGGTGGTTTGCGTCAAGTACACAAGATTGGTGCTGAGTTGTTAGGAGAAAATCAATCAAATGCTTTTGCATCATTAGAATCTTTGTGCTTTGACAATATGCTGAATTGGGAGGAGTGGGACCTATCTGAAGATGATGAGCAAGTATCGAAATTCCCCAGCCTTCGTTTTCTTTCAATCACAAAATGTCCTCTATTGTTGGGAAGGTTGCCAACCATCCTTCAATCCTTGCAGAAACTTGAAATCTATGAGTGTCAGAGACTGGTAGTTTCAATTTCAAGTTTTCCCTTGCTGTGTGAATTAAGCATTGCAGGGTGTGAAGAATTGGTGGATGAAGGTTCTTTGTCTGTACAGAAGGTTACCTCTTTGAAACATGTGTCTCTTTCAAATATTTCAAAGTGTAATATTTCGGCAGAGAGGATAATGTTGAGATTTGCAAACTCCGAAACATTTAAGATCTCTGGTTGGGAGTTGGGATCTTTATCGCAAATTGGGTTAAGATTAGTCGGGCACCGATTCATTGAGATTGTCAATTGTCCCCAATTGGTCTCTTTGGCAGCAGAGCAGGAGAGATTGCAACTTGACAAGATTCCAGGTGTTGAATCTCTGTTTATAAGAGATTGTGAAAGGCTCAATAGACTACCAGAAGCCTTACATGCTTTCCCATTCATTACAAGAATAACACTTGCAGACTGTCCCGGCTTGGTTTGTTTTGCAGAGAGTAACTTTCCTCCTGCTTTAAAAGAGCTGAGGATTGTGAATTGCGTGAATTTGCAATATTTggttgatgaaaaagaaaatactaATAAGAGTATGAGTAGCAACACTTGTCTTCTTGAGCGCTTAGATATAAGCTGCTGTCCATCTCTAATATGGTTATCATCAAGGGACGATATATGCAATCGGCTTCAACATCTCAAAATTCGATGTTGTTCAAAGCTAAGTAGCTTATTTTTAAATGCCAAGTTACCCGTAATGCTTAAACAGCTATTTATCGGGGATTGCCCAATGTTGGAATGCATAGCCCAAGACTTCCTTGAAACCACTGATCTCGAAAGCATTGTCATTCATGATgctgaaaaaattaaatcattaccgCGGGGATTAGACAAGCTCAGCCATCTTCAGGAGATTCGATTATTTAGCTGTCCAAATCTTGTTTCATTGGAAGAAAGTGGGTTGCCCACCACAAATCTCAGAGCTCTCTCAATTGGGGGTTGTGAAAATTTTAGAGCCCTTACCAAGTGCATCAACAACTTCACCTCCTTTCGAGAATTAGCAGTGTCGAATTGTTCGGCTGACATATCCTTTCCAGAAGAGGGTTTCCCTACCAACCTCACATCACTTCAAATCTCAAACGCACCAAAAATTTATACATCACTTGTTGAATGGGGATTTTACAGACTCACCTCTCTTCAAAAACTCAACATCAGCGGTGAAGGATGCTCACGTGTGGTGTCATTTCCAGAAGAAGCGATAGGAATGATGCTGCCTCCTTGTCTCACCGATATCAGCATCCGTAGATTTGAAAATTTGGAATTCATGTGCTCCAAGGGCTTACAGCACCTCACCTCTCTTCAACAATTGGGCATCTATGATTGTCCTAAGCTCGCCTCTCTTCCAGAAAAAGATATGCTTCTCTCGCTTGAGCGTCTATCTATTCAGCGTTGCCCGTTGCTAGAAGAAGGGTGCAGTAGGGGTAAAGGACGAGAGTGGTCCAAGATTTCCCACATACCTTTTGTTCAAATTGATTTTGAAACAGTCATCCCGAGGTATTGA